The following proteins are co-located in the Brevibacillus laterosporus DSM 25 genome:
- the guaB gene encoding IMP dehydrogenase yields MWENKFAKEGLTFDDVLLVPAKSEVLPKDVNVSTVLSKKVKLNIPLISAGMDTVTESALAIAMARQGGLGIIHKNMTIEQQASEVDRVKRSESGVITNPFSLTENHTVADADALMGKYRISGVPIVNDQNQLIGILTNRDLRFVHDFSIMVKEVMTKENLVTASVGTTLPEAEQILQKHKIEKLPLVDENNVLKGLITIKDIEKLIQYPNAAKDEQGRLLCGAAVGVSNDTFERTEALVQAGIDVLVIDTAHGHSKGVLETVKKVRTLYPELTIIAGNVATGQATKDLIEAGASVVKVGIGPGSICTTRVVAGIGVPQITAIYECATVARQYNIPVIADGGIKYSGDLAKAVGAGASVIMIGSLFAGTDESPGEFEIYQGRRFKVYRGMGSIGAMKAGSKDRYFQENAQKLVPEGIEGRVAYKGPLADVVYQLVGGLRAGMGYCGAATIADLRDKSTFVRITGAGLRESHPHDVQITKESPNYSIS; encoded by the coding sequence GTGTGGGAAAATAAGTTTGCTAAGGAAGGCTTAACTTTTGATGATGTATTATTGGTACCAGCTAAATCAGAAGTGCTTCCAAAAGACGTTAATGTATCCACAGTATTAAGCAAAAAGGTGAAACTCAACATACCATTAATTAGCGCCGGTATGGATACAGTAACAGAATCTGCACTTGCTATTGCAATGGCTCGTCAAGGCGGTCTAGGTATTATTCATAAAAACATGACCATTGAACAGCAAGCAAGTGAGGTAGATCGCGTAAAGCGCTCTGAGAGTGGTGTTATTACAAACCCATTTTCGTTAACTGAAAACCACACTGTTGCAGATGCAGATGCCCTCATGGGTAAATATCGTATTTCCGGTGTACCAATCGTTAACGATCAAAATCAATTGATTGGTATTTTAACAAATCGTGATCTACGTTTCGTACATGACTTCTCCATTATGGTCAAAGAAGTAATGACTAAAGAAAATCTTGTTACAGCATCTGTAGGCACTACATTGCCAGAAGCTGAACAAATCTTACAGAAGCATAAAATCGAAAAGCTACCTTTGGTAGATGAAAATAATGTCTTAAAAGGGCTTATCACGATTAAGGATATCGAAAAACTTATTCAATATCCGAATGCAGCGAAAGATGAGCAAGGACGATTGCTTTGCGGGGCAGCAGTAGGGGTATCAAATGATACTTTTGAGCGTACCGAGGCTTTAGTACAAGCAGGAATTGATGTGTTAGTCATTGATACAGCGCACGGCCATTCTAAAGGGGTTCTAGAGACAGTTAAGAAGGTACGTACCCTTTACCCTGAATTAACGATTATTGCTGGTAACGTCGCTACTGGACAAGCTACAAAGGATCTGATTGAGGCAGGGGCTTCTGTTGTTAAAGTGGGAATTGGTCCTGGTTCAATTTGTACTACTCGTGTTGTTGCTGGAATTGGGGTTCCACAAATCACAGCGATTTATGAGTGCGCCACTGTAGCACGTCAATATAATATTCCAGTTATCGCCGATGGTGGTATTAAATACTCTGGTGATCTAGCGAAAGCTGTAGGTGCCGGCGCATCTGTTATCATGATTGGTAGCTTGTTTGCAGGTACAGATGAATCTCCAGGTGAATTTGAAATTTATCAAGGACGTCGTTTTAAAGTGTATCGTGGAATGGGTTCCATCGGCGCTATGAAAGCAGGAAGTAAAGATCGTTACTTCCAGGAGAATGCTCAGAAGCTAGTTCCTGAAGGTATTGAAGGGCGTGTAGCTTATAAAGGACCTTTGGCTGATGTTGTGTATCAGCTTGTTGGTGGTCTACGTGCTGGTATGGGTTATTGTGGGGCGGCTACAATTGCCGACTTGCGTGATAAGTCTACTTTCGTTCGTATTACTGGTGCAGGCTTGCGTGAAAGCCATCCACATGATGTTCAAATTACAAAAGAATCTCCAAACTACTCTATTTCATAA
- a CDS encoding D-alanyl-D-alanine carboxypeptidase family protein, with product MMQKWTARVNKLLLAGAIGMLSIVGGAMQASAADTPANLDLVASSAILVEASTGKILYSKNPDTPLPPASMTKMMTEYLVLEAIKKGKIKEDELVPVSDYAFFIAKIKDSSGVYLNAGESHKVSELYKAMAIASANDATALLAEKIGGSEANFVDMMNKKAQELGMKNTFFVTSTGLPANELGPFKPADTSKDNVMSARDAAILADHLVTDYPEALKISNIPRWVFREGQKDEIKLANNNWMLPGLPNETLGVDGLKTGYTDAAGYCFTGTAYRDGMRLITVVMGAKTKTSRFEETKKLLNYGYSTYKATEKLGKGVPVPGFENAPVKKGVALEVPVITTKSVNVVGKIGEEAKATPRVEYKVLTAPIKKGDVIGTVHLDTEGKSDYLMPSNLKGGVDLIAAEDVEEGSWIRLFFRSIFEFIANLFKSIVG from the coding sequence ATGATGCAAAAATGGACAGCGAGAGTAAACAAACTTTTATTGGCTGGTGCGATTGGAATGCTATCCATTGTTGGGGGAGCAATGCAGGCTTCTGCTGCTGACACGCCTGCCAATCTTGATTTAGTGGCGAGTTCAGCAATTCTAGTAGAAGCATCAACGGGAAAGATTTTGTATAGTAAAAATCCAGACACTCCATTGCCACCAGCTAGTATGACTAAAATGATGACTGAGTATCTGGTATTAGAGGCTATTAAAAAAGGAAAAATTAAAGAGGATGAACTTGTACCTGTTAGTGACTATGCTTTCTTTATTGCTAAAATAAAGGACTCCTCAGGCGTGTACTTAAATGCTGGGGAAAGTCACAAGGTAAGTGAACTATATAAAGCCATGGCGATTGCCTCAGCTAACGATGCTACAGCACTGTTAGCAGAAAAGATTGGTGGATCTGAAGCCAATTTTGTAGACATGATGAATAAAAAAGCCCAAGAGCTGGGGATGAAAAATACGTTTTTTGTTACATCAACTGGTTTGCCTGCTAATGAATTAGGCCCTTTTAAACCAGCCGATACAAGCAAGGATAATGTGATGTCTGCGCGTGATGCAGCTATCCTGGCAGATCATTTAGTGACTGATTATCCTGAGGCATTAAAAATTTCTAACATACCGCGCTGGGTGTTCCGTGAGGGTCAAAAAGATGAAATCAAGCTAGCAAACAATAACTGGATGCTTCCAGGTTTGCCAAATGAAACACTTGGGGTAGATGGTCTTAAGACTGGTTATACGGATGCAGCAGGCTATTGCTTTACAGGAACAGCTTATCGTGATGGAATGCGCTTAATCACAGTTGTTATGGGAGCTAAAACAAAAACAAGTCGTTTTGAAGAAACGAAAAAGTTATTAAATTATGGATATAGCACCTACAAAGCTACAGAGAAGCTGGGAAAAGGCGTACCTGTACCAGGATTTGAAAATGCACCAGTTAAAAAGGGTGTAGCTCTAGAAGTTCCAGTTATTACCACCAAATCAGTTAATGTTGTGGGTAAAATTGGAGAAGAAGCTAAAGCAACGCCTCGTGTCGAGTATAAAGTTTTGACGGCTCCTATTAAAAAAGGTGATGTTATTGGTACCGTCCACCTTGATACAGAAGGGAAAAGCGATTATTTGATGCCAAGTAATCTAAAGGGCGGAGTAGATTTGATAGCTGCTGAAGATGTAGAAGAAGGTAGCTGGATTCGCCTATTCTTTAGAAGTATCTTTGAATTTATCGCTAATCTGTTTAAAAGTATTGTTGGCTAA
- the pdxS gene encoding pyridoxal 5'-phosphate synthase lyase subunit PdxS, whose protein sequence is MVQVGTDRVKRGMAEMQKGGVIMDVVNAEQAKIAEAAGAVAVMALERVPSDIRAAGGVARMADLGIVEEVLKSVTIPVMAKARIGHFVEARVLESMGVDYLDESEVLTPADDLYHINKKDFTVPFVCGARDLGEALRRIGEGASMIRTKGEPGTGNIVEAVRHMRTMQAQIRKVQSMSYDELMAEAKNLGAPYELLEQIHKTGKLPVVNFAAGGVATPADAALMMQLGADGVFVGSGIFKSENPEKFARAIVEATTHYTDYELIARVSKDLGSAMTGIEISKLPQAERMQERGW, encoded by the coding sequence ATGGTACAGGTAGGTACAGATCGTGTTAAACGTGGAATGGCAGAAATGCAAAAAGGCGGCGTAATTATGGACGTTGTCAACGCTGAGCAAGCTAAGATTGCGGAAGCTGCGGGTGCAGTAGCCGTTATGGCACTGGAACGCGTTCCATCTGATATTCGTGCGGCCGGTGGCGTAGCGCGCATGGCTGATCTAGGAATTGTAGAGGAAGTATTAAAATCCGTCACGATTCCTGTAATGGCAAAAGCACGTATTGGTCATTTTGTAGAAGCACGTGTCCTGGAATCTATGGGAGTAGATTATCTTGATGAAAGTGAAGTACTTACTCCTGCTGATGACTTGTACCATATTAATAAAAAAGATTTCACAGTGCCATTTGTCTGTGGTGCGCGTGATTTAGGTGAAGCTCTTCGTCGTATCGGAGAAGGTGCATCTATGATTCGTACAAAAGGGGAGCCAGGAACAGGAAACATTGTTGAGGCTGTTCGCCATATGCGTACGATGCAAGCGCAAATCCGTAAAGTACAGAGCATGTCTTATGATGAATTAATGGCTGAAGCGAAAAATCTTGGAGCTCCGTATGAATTGTTGGAGCAAATTCACAAAACAGGAAAGCTTCCTGTTGTAAACTTCGCTGCCGGTGGTGTTGCAACACCAGCTGATGCTGCTTTGATGATGCAACTAGGTGCGGATGGCGTATTCGTAGGTTCCGGTATCTTTAAATCCGAGAATCCTGAAAAATTCGCTCGTGCTATTGTAGAAGCAACAACACACTACACTGATTACGAATTGATTGCACGCGTTTCTAAAGACCTTGGTTCTGCGATGACAGGAATCGAAATTTCTAAGTTGCCGCAAGCTGAGCGCATGCAAGAGCGCGGTTGGTAA
- the pdxT gene encoding pyridoxal 5'-phosphate synthase glutaminase subunit PdxT encodes MSKPRIGVLALQGAVAEHMRMLELAGAEATAIKKVDELSEIDGLVIPGGESTTISKLMHKYGFMDAIRQFANEKKPVFGTCAGAILLANEIEYAPEAHLGLMEMKVARNAFGRQKESFEIKMPIAGVASDFPTVFIRAPLILKVGDKGEVLAKHEENIVSARQGQFLAASFHPELTDDYRMHKYFVGMVKEYLTTGKASV; translated from the coding sequence ATGAGCAAGCCAAGAATCGGTGTTCTCGCCCTACAAGGTGCGGTTGCAGAACATATGCGCATGCTTGAGTTAGCAGGTGCGGAAGCTACCGCAATTAAAAAGGTGGACGAGCTATCTGAGATAGATGGCTTGGTCATTCCGGGTGGCGAGAGTACAACTATAAGCAAACTCATGCATAAATACGGCTTTATGGACGCTATTCGTCAGTTTGCGAATGAGAAGAAGCCTGTGTTTGGAACATGTGCAGGTGCTATCTTACTTGCAAATGAAATTGAGTATGCACCAGAAGCTCATCTAGGTTTAATGGAAATGAAAGTGGCGCGAAATGCTTTTGGACGACAAAAGGAAAGCTTTGAAATCAAGATGCCAATTGCTGGCGTAGCTTCTGACTTTCCAACTGTCTTTATCCGTGCGCCTCTTATCCTAAAAGTCGGCGATAAAGGCGAAGTGTTAGCGAAACATGAAGAAAATATCGTATCTGCTCGTCAAGGGCAATTTTTAGCGGCATCCTTTCATCCAGAACTAACAGATGATTATCGAATGCATAAATATTTTGTAGGCATGGTGAAAGAATATCTAACAACAGGGAAAGCATCCGTATAG
- the serS gene encoding serine--tRNA ligase, with protein sequence MLDVKILRQDIEEVRRRLTHRNEDISALDQFAEVDEKRRQLIQEGDTLKNKRNTVSEQVAVLKRNKENADHLISEMKQVNERIKALDEELRELDEQLNIILLSLPNLPHESTPIGTTEDDNAVHRMWGEVPTFSFEPKPHWEVADALGILDFETASKVTGSRFVFYKGMGARLERALMNFMMDLHADKHGYEEVLPPYMVNRASMTGTGQLPKFEEDAFKVDGVDYFLIPTSEVPVTNMHRDEIIDVAQLPLKYNAFSACFRSEAGSAGRDTRGLIRQHQFNKVELVKFVKPEDSYEELEKLVNNAETVLQMLGLPYRVMSMCTGDLGFTAAKKYDLEVWLASYSTYREISSCSNFEDFQARRANIRFRRDAKSKPEFVHTMNGSGLALGRTVAAILENFQQADGSVVIPEVLRPYMGGVERITAKK encoded by the coding sequence ATGTTAGACGTAAAAATACTGCGTCAAGATATTGAAGAAGTAAGACGTCGATTGACGCACCGTAACGAGGATATCTCCGCACTGGATCAGTTTGCAGAAGTGGATGAAAAACGTAGACAGCTTATTCAAGAAGGGGATACGCTAAAAAATAAACGTAATACAGTATCAGAGCAAGTAGCCGTATTAAAGCGTAATAAAGAGAATGCAGATCATCTGATTTCTGAGATGAAGCAAGTTAATGAACGCATTAAGGCGTTGGATGAAGAACTGCGTGAGTTAGACGAACAGCTAAATATCATTCTATTAAGCCTTCCTAATTTGCCACATGAAAGCACGCCAATAGGTACAACAGAAGATGATAACGCAGTGCATCGGATGTGGGGAGAAGTTCCAACCTTCAGCTTCGAACCAAAGCCACATTGGGAAGTAGCCGATGCGTTAGGTATTCTTGATTTTGAAACAGCGTCCAAAGTTACAGGAAGCCGTTTTGTTTTCTATAAAGGCATGGGTGCTCGCTTAGAGCGTGCCCTAATGAACTTTATGATGGATCTTCATGCAGACAAGCATGGATACGAAGAAGTATTACCACCATATATGGTTAATCGCGCTAGCATGACCGGGACAGGACAATTGCCTAAGTTTGAAGAGGATGCTTTTAAGGTAGATGGAGTTGATTATTTCTTGATCCCAACTTCTGAAGTACCTGTTACCAATATGCATCGTGACGAGATTATTGACGTCGCTCAACTACCGCTTAAATACAATGCATTCAGTGCATGCTTCCGTTCTGAGGCGGGGTCAGCAGGACGTGATACACGTGGATTAATTCGCCAGCATCAGTTTAATAAGGTTGAACTTGTGAAGTTCGTGAAACCTGAGGATTCATATGAAGAGCTAGAAAAGCTGGTAAACAATGCGGAAACCGTGTTGCAAATGCTTGGCTTGCCATACCGTGTCATGAGCATGTGTACAGGTGACCTTGGTTTTACAGCTGCGAAAAAGTACGATTTGGAAGTATGGCTTGCAAGCTATAGCACCTACCGTGAGATTTCTTCTTGTTCTAATTTTGAGGATTTCCAAGCTCGTCGTGCAAATATTCGTTTCCGTCGCGATGCAAAAAGCAAACCGGAATTCGTGCATACAATGAATGGCTCTGGTTTGGCATTAGGTCGTACAGTAGCAGCTATTCTGGAAAACTTCCAACAAGCAGATGGCTCTGTTGTGATTCCAGAAGTATTGCGTCCTTACATGGGTGGAGTAGAACGAATTACAGCTAAGAAATAA
- the aceB gene encoding malate synthase A translates to MERILTEIQPYPAGVQITGEMNERYQEILTPDALSFLADLSRTFEVRRQELLLKREKRQQEFDQGMMPHFLEETKDIREADWTIAPIPADLQDRRVEITGPTSDRKMVINACNSGAKAFMADFEDANSPSWRNTIEGQINMRDVINRTISFTSKEGKSYQLHEQITTLLVRPRGWHLQEKHIYVDGHPMSASFVDFGLYFYHNAKKLLEIGSGPYFYLPKIEGHEEARLWNDVFVFAQQRLGIEQGTIKATVLIETILASFEMDEILYELRDHSAGLNCGRWDYIFSFIKKFRKNKRIIFPDRAQVTMAVPFMKAYCDLTIQTCHKRNAHAMGGMAAQIPVRNDVLANEAAFEKVRLDKEREALAGHDGTWVAHPGLVPVAMSVFDQIMPSANQLHLKRTDVQVCPADLLAVPEGTITEQGLRTNISVAIQYVEAWLRGMGAVPINNLMEDAATAEISRAQVWQWIRHPDGIVTDGRKITWEWVEELIHEEIATLQQEIGSERFEAGEFSRAIALFKEVVQAEKFMPFITIPAYEHI, encoded by the coding sequence ATGGAAAGAATTTTGACTGAAATTCAACCGTATCCAGCTGGTGTTCAGATTACTGGAGAGATGAATGAGCGGTATCAAGAAATATTGACACCAGATGCATTGAGTTTTCTAGCTGATCTATCAAGAACATTTGAGGTGAGACGACAGGAGCTTTTGCTAAAGAGAGAAAAACGACAACAGGAATTTGATCAGGGAATGATGCCCCACTTTTTAGAGGAAACCAAAGACATTCGAGAAGCGGATTGGACGATTGCCCCTATTCCTGCTGATTTACAGGATCGTCGGGTTGAAATTACTGGCCCCACCTCAGATCGGAAAATGGTCATCAACGCTTGTAACTCAGGAGCTAAAGCTTTTATGGCCGATTTTGAAGATGCCAATTCACCTTCTTGGAGAAATACGATAGAAGGTCAAATCAACATGAGAGATGTCATTAACCGTACCATTTCCTTTACTAGTAAAGAGGGGAAATCATATCAGCTACATGAGCAGATTACTACATTGTTAGTGAGACCACGTGGCTGGCACTTACAAGAGAAGCATATTTATGTAGATGGTCACCCTATGTCAGCTAGTTTTGTGGACTTTGGTCTCTATTTTTATCACAATGCCAAAAAGCTATTGGAAATAGGATCGGGTCCTTATTTTTATCTTCCGAAGATAGAAGGGCACGAAGAAGCAAGGCTATGGAATGATGTTTTCGTATTCGCCCAACAAAGGCTAGGAATTGAACAAGGTACGATTAAGGCAACAGTGCTCATAGAAACGATTCTTGCTAGCTTTGAGATGGATGAAATTCTGTATGAACTACGAGATCACAGTGCTGGACTTAACTGTGGACGATGGGATTATATTTTTAGTTTTATCAAAAAATTCCGCAAAAACAAAAGGATAATATTCCCTGATCGTGCTCAAGTAACCATGGCTGTTCCTTTTATGAAAGCTTATTGCGATCTAACCATTCAGACATGCCATAAACGAAATGCTCATGCAATGGGGGGAATGGCAGCACAGATTCCTGTTCGTAATGATGTATTGGCCAATGAAGCTGCCTTCGAGAAGGTAAGGCTGGATAAAGAAAGGGAGGCACTAGCAGGTCATGATGGTACATGGGTTGCCCATCCTGGTCTTGTGCCAGTTGCAATGAGTGTATTTGATCAAATCATGCCTTCTGCTAATCAACTACATCTAAAGAGAACCGACGTACAGGTATGTCCAGCAGACTTATTAGCTGTTCCAGAGGGTACGATTACAGAGCAGGGGTTACGGACAAATATCAGTGTAGCTATTCAATATGTTGAGGCGTGGCTGAGGGGAATGGGTGCAGTGCCCATTAACAATCTCATGGAGGATGCGGCTACGGCGGAGATATCTCGTGCCCAAGTATGGCAATGGATTCGGCATCCCGATGGAATAGTAACAGATGGTCGTAAAATCACATGGGAATGGGTAGAGGAATTGATCCATGAAGAAATCGCTACCTTACAGCAGGAAATCGGTTCTGAACGCTTTGAGGCAGGGGAGTTTTCAAGAGCAATTGCTTTGTTTAAAGAAGTCGTTCAGGCGGAAAAATTTATGCCTTTCATTACGATACCAGCGTATGAGCACATCTAA
- the aceA gene encoding isocitrate lyase: MTKLKQIKELEQSWESKRWEEITRPYSAEEVVRLRGSIQVEHTLAKLGADRLWNLLHTEDYVHALGALTGNQAIQQVKAGLKAIYLSGWQVAADANLSGHMYPDQSLYPANSVPQVVKRINQAFQRADQISHSEGKEDINWFAPIVADAEAGFGGPLNVFELMKAMIEAGAAGVHFEDQLASEKKCGHMGGKVLIPTQAAVRNLVAARFAADVMGVPTIVVARTDANGAYLLTSDIDPKDQEFLTGDRTAEGFYQIRGGLDAAIARGLAYAPYADLIWCETSEPNLEEAKRFAEAIHEKYPNKLLAYNCSPSFNWKKKLDEDTIASFQQEIGKMGYKFQFVTLAGFHALNHSMFELAHGYRDRGMAAYSELQQEEFASEQKGYTATRHQREVGTGYFDEVAQVISGGNSSTTALHGSTEEEQFSGSR; encoded by the coding sequence ATGACCAAATTGAAGCAAATCAAGGAATTGGAACAGTCTTGGGAGTCTAAACGTTGGGAAGAAATTACGAGACCTTATTCGGCTGAGGAAGTAGTACGCTTACGTGGTTCTATTCAAGTCGAACATACATTGGCAAAGCTGGGAGCAGATCGACTTTGGAATCTGCTTCATACCGAGGACTATGTTCATGCACTAGGGGCTTTAACGGGAAATCAAGCGATCCAGCAAGTGAAGGCCGGGTTAAAAGCCATCTATTTAAGCGGATGGCAAGTCGCTGCTGATGCCAACCTATCTGGTCACATGTATCCCGATCAAAGCTTATATCCAGCTAACAGTGTGCCACAAGTGGTAAAAAGAATTAATCAAGCCTTCCAGCGGGCAGATCAAATTTCTCATTCGGAAGGAAAAGAAGACATCAACTGGTTTGCACCAATCGTAGCCGATGCGGAAGCTGGGTTTGGTGGGCCACTTAATGTATTTGAATTAATGAAAGCCATGATTGAGGCGGGCGCTGCAGGTGTTCATTTTGAGGATCAATTAGCTTCTGAGAAAAAATGTGGTCATATGGGAGGAAAAGTCTTAATTCCTACTCAAGCAGCCGTCAGAAATTTGGTAGCCGCACGATTTGCTGCTGATGTAATGGGGGTGCCAACCATAGTGGTAGCTCGTACCGATGCCAATGGCGCTTACCTACTTACAAGTGACATTGATCCGAAAGATCAGGAATTTTTGACAGGGGATCGTACAGCGGAAGGATTCTATCAAATACGTGGAGGACTAGATGCAGCGATTGCCAGAGGACTAGCATATGCTCCTTATGCAGATCTTATTTGGTGCGAGACGTCAGAGCCTAATTTAGAAGAAGCTAAACGTTTTGCCGAAGCCATTCATGAGAAATATCCAAACAAATTATTAGCCTATAATTGCTCACCATCCTTCAATTGGAAAAAGAAACTAGATGAGGATACCATCGCTTCCTTCCAGCAGGAAATCGGGAAGATGGGGTATAAGTTCCAATTTGTTACCCTGGCTGGTTTCCATGCGCTTAACCACAGTATGTTTGAGCTAGCTCACGGCTATCGAGATCGAGGAATGGCGGCTTACTCAGAGTTACAGCAAGAAGAGTTTGCTAGTGAGCAAAAGGGGTATACCGCAACAAGGCATCAACGTGAAGTAGGAACAGGATATTTCGACGAAGTTGCACAAGTCATCTCAGGCGGTAATTCTTCTACGACTGCCTTGCATGGATCAACAGAAGAAGAACAATTTTCAGGTAGTAGATAG
- a CDS encoding general stress protein, giving the protein MVPQVHVVENGVQVKEVIQQFDRLGYAPDHIYVLAHDEKRTHTLAETTEAEEIGVSEEGVFGSIANLFRSRGDELRSKMESLGLSKSEAERYERELDNGRVLVVAKPN; this is encoded by the coding sequence ATGGTACCACAAGTTCATGTAGTAGAAAACGGAGTACAGGTGAAAGAAGTTATTCAACAATTCGACCGTTTGGGATACGCTCCTGATCATATTTATGTACTAGCCCATGATGAAAAGCGGACCCATACCCTTGCAGAAACTACAGAAGCGGAGGAAATAGGAGTAAGCGAGGAAGGAGTATTTGGTAGTATCGCAAATTTATTCCGTTCTCGTGGGGACGAATTGCGCTCTAAAATGGAATCGCTAGGATTGAGTAAATCAGAAGCAGAACGTTATGAGCGTGAATTGGACAATGGTCGTGTATTAGTAGTGGCAAAACCAAATTAA
- a CDS encoding STAS domain-containing protein — MNPTNVFEMTQQETESGTIVFLQGQLDLSMAPYFRTVLEPLAIQKDKTLTLNLRDLRYIDSTGIGIIISFLKMRNEMGTTLNVEEVSPKTQRLFDMIGITKFLMPQKESRMDKTGGTA, encoded by the coding sequence ATGAACCCAACGAATGTTTTTGAAATGACACAGCAGGAAACAGAGTCAGGCACAATTGTATTTCTGCAAGGTCAGCTTGATTTATCGATGGCTCCTTATTTTCGAACGGTTTTGGAGCCCCTCGCTATACAAAAAGATAAAACATTAACCTTAAATCTACGAGATTTACGATATATCGATAGCACAGGGATAGGCATTATTATTTCCTTTCTAAAAATGCGGAATGAAATGGGAACAACTTTGAATGTAGAGGAAGTTTCTCCTAAAACCCAGCGTCTGTTCGATATGATTGGGATTACTAAGTTTTTAATGCCACAAAAGGAATCACGTATGGATAAGACAGGAGGAACGGCATGA
- the rsbW gene encoding anti-sigma B factor RsbW — protein sequence MIAQNKLVRMTIPAHADFIDVVRLSLYGLATRMGFSFEDIEDMKVAVSEACNNVIVHAYEGVEDGFIDVAFETAPESLRIVIKDYGESFDYKTVSEKASSLHDKEIADVKAGGLGIYMMQALTDEVEVSNENGTEVVLTKWLGGSLGGNTHAAESNVSVISRDSRE from the coding sequence ATGATTGCTCAAAATAAATTAGTCCGTATGACCATACCTGCTCATGCTGACTTTATCGATGTAGTTCGGCTCTCTTTATATGGATTAGCAACTAGAATGGGTTTTTCTTTTGAAGATATTGAAGATATGAAGGTTGCTGTATCTGAAGCTTGTAATAATGTGATTGTTCATGCCTATGAAGGAGTGGAAGATGGTTTTATTGATGTGGCGTTCGAGACAGCTCCTGAGAGTTTGCGTATTGTCATTAAAGACTATGGGGAGAGCTTTGATTACAAAACGGTGTCTGAAAAAGCGAGCTCTTTACATGATAAAGAAATAGCAGATGTAAAAGCTGGCGGTTTAGGAATCTACATGATGCAAGCGCTGACGGATGAAGTTGAGGTATCAAATGAAAATGGTACAGAGGTGGTACTTACTAAATGGCTTGGCGGAAGTCTAGGAGGGAATACGCATGCAGCAGAATCCAATGTTAGCGTCATCTCCCGGGATAGCAGAGAGTGA
- a CDS encoding sigma-70 family RNA polymerase sigma factor, producing the protein MQQNPMLASSPGIAESDLEKIRRYQETSCQELATDLLVNYDSMIKMAAKKISRNCRDFYEDLYQIGQISLLRSLEQFDASLGFAFEPYAMKSLIGHMKNYLRDKSWYVQVPRRIKEKGARIQQVIDELTITLERSPDVQEIADKMEMSVEEAIEVLAGREYYQLTSLDAPLSTDEGGSTIGDLVSSPVDDFGALENQLDLGEAMEQLKEEEQKVIYSAYIDGLSQRTIANELGISQMSVCRIQKRAVKKLRDILSTGHIVSKK; encoded by the coding sequence ATGCAGCAGAATCCAATGTTAGCGTCATCTCCCGGGATAGCAGAGAGTGATCTAGAAAAGATACGAAGGTATCAGGAAACCAGCTGCCAAGAACTAGCTACCGATTTGTTAGTTAATTATGACTCTATGATTAAAATGGCGGCTAAAAAGATCTCTCGTAACTGTCGGGATTTTTATGAGGATTTATATCAGATTGGGCAGATATCATTACTGCGCTCATTAGAGCAATTTGATGCTAGTTTAGGATTTGCTTTTGAACCTTATGCGATGAAAAGTTTAATTGGGCATATGAAGAATTATTTGAGAGATAAATCTTGGTATGTCCAAGTGCCACGTCGAATTAAGGAGAAGGGAGCACGTATTCAACAGGTTATTGATGAGCTAACCATTACATTGGAGCGTTCTCCAGATGTTCAGGAAATTGCCGATAAAATGGAAATGTCTGTAGAGGAAGCCATTGAGGTATTAGCTGGGCGTGAGTATTACCAACTAACATCTCTTGATGCTCCTCTAAGTACAGACGAGGGCGGGTCAACGATTGGGGATTTAGTTAGTTCCCCAGTAGACGATTTTGGAGCGCTTGAAAATCAGTTAGATTTAGGGGAGGCGATGGAACAATTAAAGGAAGAGGAGCAAAAAGTCATATATTCTGCATACATAGACGGTTTATCTCAGCGAACCATTGCTAATGAATTGGGAATTTCACAGATGAGTGTATGTCGTATTCAAAAAAGAGCGGTAAAGAAGCTGCGCGATATTTTATCGACAGGACATATTGTTTCGAAAAAATAG